A genomic segment from Anaerobranca californiensis DSM 14826 encodes:
- the purF gene encoding amidophosphoribosyltransferase: MIENDKFREECGIFGVFSRELEVAPLIYYGLIALQHRGQESAGIAVSNGREILQKKGLGLVDEVFRGYNLEELKGALGIGHVRYSTFGGSSLVNAQPLTFKCRLGNLSLAHNGNLVNAGEIREQLEGQGTIFQTTNDSEVIAHLLAKSTTSELEGAIISALSQVKGAYSLLIMTLDKLIAIRDPHGIRPLVLGKYHKSYVVASETCALDTIGAEFIREINPGEMVVIDKDGVFSSTIFAGKCKGFCSFEYIYFSRPDSELQGKNVHSVRKNLGKILAKNYPVQGDLVTGVPDSSLSAAAGFAEELKIPYEMGLVRNRYIGRTFIKPSQELRNIGVSLKLNPVKQLVNGKRVVMVDDSIVRGTTAKKIVNLLREAGAKEVHVRISAPPVRFPCHLGIDTSSKGELLANSRDVEKMREIIGADSLAFLTEKELLEGIGFTDGLCTGCFTGDYPVQIKGGKKLEI, encoded by the coding sequence GTGATAGAGAATGATAAATTTCGGGAGGAATGTGGAATATTCGGAGTGTTTTCTAGAGAACTTGAGGTGGCTCCACTGATCTACTACGGTTTAATTGCTTTACAACATCGGGGACAGGAAAGTGCAGGGATTGCCGTAAGTAATGGCAGGGAGATTTTGCAAAAAAAGGGGTTGGGGTTAGTAGATGAAGTTTTTAGAGGGTATAACTTAGAGGAATTAAAAGGGGCTTTAGGGATTGGCCATGTCCGTTATTCTACCTTTGGCGGCAGTTCTTTAGTTAATGCTCAGCCATTGACCTTTAAGTGCCGACTGGGGAATTTATCTTTAGCCCATAATGGAAATTTAGTTAATGCTGGAGAAATACGGGAACAGTTGGAAGGTCAAGGTACCATTTTTCAAACGACCAATGATAGTGAAGTAATCGCCCACTTGTTAGCTAAAAGTACCACTAGTGAATTGGAAGGGGCAATAATTTCTGCTTTAAGTCAAGTAAAAGGGGCCTATTCTTTATTAATCATGACATTGGATAAACTCATAGCCATTAGAGATCCCCACGGTATCCGGCCTTTGGTGTTAGGGAAATACCATAAATCCTATGTAGTGGCATCGGAAACCTGTGCTTTAGATACAATTGGTGCTGAGTTTATCAGGGAAATTAACCCTGGAGAAATGGTAGTTATAGATAAAGATGGGGTTTTTAGTTCGACAATTTTTGCTGGGAAATGTAAAGGTTTTTGCTCCTTCGAATATATCTATTTTTCCCGGCCTGATAGTGAATTACAGGGAAAAAATGTCCACAGTGTAAGGAAAAATTTAGGTAAAATACTGGCGAAAAACTATCCAGTTCAAGGAGATTTAGTAACGGGGGTCCCAGATTCCAGTTTATCGGCGGCAGCAGGTTTTGCTGAAGAATTAAAGATCCCCTATGAAATGGGTTTGGTGAGAAACCGCTATATTGGCAGAACCTTTATTAAACCTAGTCAAGAATTGAGGAATATCGGAGTTAGTTTAAAATTAAATCCTGTAAAACAGTTGGTCAATGGAAAAAGGGTAGTAATGGTTGATGATTCTATAGTCCGGGGGACAACTGCTAAAAAAATAGTAAATTTATTAAGGGAGGCAGGGGCAAAGGAAGTCCATGTCCGTATTTCAGCTCCCCCAGTTCGTTTTCCCTGTCATCTGGGGATTGATACTTCTTCTAAAGGGGAATTACTGGCCAATTCCCGTGATGTAGAGAAAATGCGGGAAATTATTGGTGCCGATTCCTTAGCCTTTTTAACGGAAAAAGAGCTCCTTGAAGGGATTGGCTTTACAGATGGTCTGTGTACTGGTTGCTTTACAGGGGACTATCCAGTACAGATCAAAGGAGGGAAAAAGCTTGAAATTTAG